Proteins found in one Primulina eburnea isolate SZY01 chromosome 16, ASM2296580v1, whole genome shotgun sequence genomic segment:
- the LOC140816844 gene encoding vacuolar iron transporter homolog 1-like has protein sequence MAANQTQNPDIRFPLPVDHSRHMALNLEENQEFDYSKRSQWLRAAVLGANDGLVSTASLMMGVGAVKQDIKAMILTGFAGLVAGACSMAIGEFVSVYSQLDIELAQTKRDRKRAAAGVAQEVDHESNESLPNPMQAAAASALAFCVGAMVPLLAASFIKGYWVRTGVVVAAVSVALAVFGWLGAVLGRAPVVRSAARVLVGGWFAMAITFGLTKLIGSRGLSS, from the coding sequence ATGGCTGCAAACCAAACACAAAACCCTGATATCAGATTCCCTCTTCCAGTTGACCATTCTCGGCATATGGCCCTGAACCTCGAAGAAAACCAAGAATTTGACTACTCGAAACGGTCCCAGTGGCTGCGCGCGGCTGTTTTAGGCGCCAATGATGGCCTTGTCTCCACAGCATCATTAATGATGGGAGTCGGAGCTGTCAAACAAGACATCAAAGCCATGATTCTGACAGGTTTTGCTGGCCTGGTAGCGGGTGCATGTTCCATGGCGATTGGAGAATTTGTATCCGTTTACTCACAGCTTGATATAGAACTGGCTCAAACGAAGAGAGACAGGAAAAGGGCCGCGGCTGGTGTAGCGCAAGAAGTTGATCATGAAAGCAATGAGAGTCTGCCGAATCCAATGCAAGCTGCTGCAGCATCAGCTTTGGCGTTTTGCGTGGGGGCGATGGTCCCGCTGCTTGCTGCTTCTTTTATAAAGGGGTACTGGGTGAGGACTGGTGTAGTGGTGGCGGCCGTCAGCGTCGCCCTGGCTGTTTTTGGGTGGTTAGGGGCCGTGTTGGGGCGGGCTCCTGTGGTGCGATCGGCGGCGAGGGTCTTGGTTGGAGGGTGGTTCGCCATGGCCATAACATTCGGTTTGACCAAGCTGATTGGTTCCAGGGGCCTTTCTAGCTAG